From Candidatus Dormiibacterota bacterium, a single genomic window includes:
- a CDS encoding fumarate reductase/succinate dehydrogenase flavoprotein subunit — MLDVAEIQTFEHDVLVIGAGGAGLRAAIECSARGLSTGLMCKSLLGKAHTVMAEGGVAAALGNVDGRDNWKVHFRDTMRGGKFLNQWRMAELHAREAPDRVRELEEWGAVFDRTRDGLISQRNFGGHRYPRLAHVGDRTGLEIIRTLQDHAVHKGFGVYMECAALRLLLDGGRIAGVLGYWRESGRFVLFRTRAIVLATGGGGRAWRITSNSWEYSGDGYAMAYEAGADLMDMEFTQFHPTGMVWPPSVRGILVTEGVRGDGGVLLNSARKRFMFDYIPEKFASETAASEEEANRWLKGDKTARRPPELLTRDVVARAITREVNEGRGSPHGGVFLDIASRVRGETIKKKLPSMYHQFKELAEVDITREPMEVGPTLHYFMGGIRVDSDTQMSTVPGLFAAGEAAAGMHGANRLGGNSLSDLLVFGRLSGIGAAQYVKGLGAVPRVHEDEVRAAVRGATDILNRESGTNPYVVHEQLQEIMGRYVGIVRAESELRTALEELEKLKAEAAKVKAAGAAQYNAGWHEALDLKSLLITAEAVTRAALVRQESRGAHTRVDYPGERDEWQKANVVVLRGGDGRMETRVVDRQEPPKELAAIAFAKIEDLEAGRA; from the coding sequence ATGCTCGACGTGGCCGAGATACAGACCTTCGAGCACGACGTTCTGGTCATCGGCGCCGGCGGGGCGGGTCTGCGCGCCGCGATCGAATGCTCCGCGCGCGGCCTCAGCACCGGCCTGATGTGCAAGTCGCTCCTGGGCAAGGCCCACACCGTCATGGCCGAGGGGGGCGTGGCGGCGGCCCTCGGCAACGTCGACGGACGCGACAACTGGAAGGTGCACTTCCGAGACACCATGCGGGGCGGCAAGTTCCTCAACCAATGGCGCATGGCGGAGCTGCACGCCCGGGAAGCTCCCGACCGGGTGCGCGAGCTGGAGGAATGGGGAGCCGTGTTCGATCGCACCCGGGACGGCCTGATCAGCCAGCGGAATTTCGGCGGGCACCGCTATCCGCGCCTGGCGCACGTCGGTGACCGGACCGGCCTCGAAATCATCCGCACGCTCCAGGACCACGCGGTCCACAAGGGGTTCGGCGTCTACATGGAGTGCGCGGCCCTGCGGCTCCTGCTGGACGGAGGGCGTATCGCCGGTGTCCTGGGCTACTGGCGCGAATCCGGACGCTTCGTCCTGTTCAGGACCCGGGCGATCGTCCTGGCGACCGGCGGGGGAGGGCGGGCCTGGCGGATCACGTCCAACTCCTGGGAGTACTCCGGTGACGGCTATGCCATGGCCTACGAGGCGGGCGCCGATTTGATGGACATGGAGTTCACGCAGTTCCATCCCACCGGCATGGTGTGGCCGCCCTCGGTGCGCGGCATTCTCGTGACCGAGGGCGTGCGCGGGGACGGCGGCGTCCTTCTGAACAGCGCCAGGAAGCGCTTCATGTTCGATTACATCCCGGAGAAATTCGCCTCCGAGACCGCCGCCAGCGAAGAGGAGGCGAACCGCTGGCTCAAGGGAGACAAGACCGCGCGCCGGCCGCCCGAGCTCCTGACGCGCGACGTCGTGGCGCGTGCCATCACGAGGGAGGTCAATGAAGGCCGCGGCTCGCCGCACGGTGGTGTGTTCCTGGACATCGCCTCGCGCGTGCGGGGGGAGACGATCAAGAAGAAGCTCCCCTCCATGTACCATCAGTTCAAGGAGCTCGCCGAGGTGGACATCACGCGCGAGCCGATGGAAGTCGGGCCGACGCTGCACTACTTCATGGGGGGCATCCGTGTCGATTCCGACACCCAGATGTCCACCGTGCCGGGTCTGTTCGCCGCCGGAGAGGCCGCGGCGGGGATGCACGGCGCCAACCGGCTGGGGGGCAACTCGCTCTCCGACCTCCTCGTGTTCGGAAGGCTGTCGGGCATCGGCGCGGCGCAGTATGTCAAGGGTCTCGGGGCCGTGCCGCGGGTCCACGAAGACGAGGTGCGGGCAGCGGTGCGCGGGGCCACGGACATTCTGAATCGCGAGAGCGGCACGAATCCGTACGTCGTGCACGAGCAACTCCAGGAGATCATGGGTCGATACGTCGGGATCGTCCGCGCGGAAAGCGAGCTCCGGACCGCGCTCGAGGAGCTCGAAAAGCTGAAGGCCGAGGCCGCGAAAGTGAAGGCTGCCGGCGCGGCCCAGTACAACGCCGGATGGCACGAGGCGCTCGACCTGAAGTCGCTCCTGATCACCGCGGAGGCGGTCACTCGCGCCGCGCTCGTGAGGCAGGAGAGCAGGGGGGCGCATACCCGCGTCGATTATCCCGGCGAGCGCGACGAGTGGCAGAAGGCGAATGTCGTCGTGCTGAGGGGCGGCGACGGACGCATGGAGACGCGGGTCGTGGACCGGCAGGAGCCGCCGAAGGAGCTGGCCGCGATCGCCTTCGCCAAGATCGAGGACCTGGAGGCCGGACGTGCCTGA
- a CDS encoding proline dehydrogenase family protein: protein MTVLNYLISRALPFVPRPVVRTFSLRYIAGDSLEEAVRVLRVLNGAGCMATLDVLGEEVDRRDLADAAVREYQRALSVIHHERLDSNVSIKLTQLGLKIDFEFCLANVRALVRAASDQGNFVRIDMEDSSCTTPTLDLYRRLRGEGLDNVGVVLQACLRRTLEDARSLPGGSNVRLCKGIYVEPRTIAYRNRGVVNKNYARVLEDMIERGHYVGIATHDEDLVWEAIRLIDEKRLARDRYEFQMLLGVDEELRGLIRKAGHRMRVYVPYGPHWYAYSVRRLKENPSIAGYVVANLLGRRAGAP from the coding sequence GTGACCGTGCTGAACTACCTGATCTCGCGGGCGCTGCCGTTCGTGCCGCGCCCCGTCGTGAGGACCTTCTCCCTGCGCTACATCGCCGGCGATTCCCTCGAGGAGGCGGTGCGCGTGCTGCGCGTGCTGAACGGCGCGGGCTGCATGGCGACGCTGGACGTCCTCGGCGAGGAGGTGGACCGGCGCGATCTCGCGGATGCGGCGGTGAGAGAGTACCAGCGCGCCCTGAGCGTCATCCATCATGAAAGGCTCGACTCGAACGTCTCGATCAAGCTGACCCAGCTGGGCCTCAAGATTGATTTCGAGTTCTGCCTCGCGAATGTCCGTGCGCTCGTCCGGGCGGCAAGCGATCAGGGGAACTTCGTGCGGATCGACATGGAGGACTCGAGCTGCACGACACCGACGCTCGATCTGTATCGGAGGTTGAGGGGGGAGGGGCTCGACAACGTGGGGGTGGTCCTGCAGGCGTGCCTGCGACGAACTCTCGAGGACGCCCGGAGTCTGCCGGGGGGCTCCAATGTCCGGCTCTGCAAGGGGATCTACGTCGAGCCCAGGACGATCGCCTATCGAAACCGGGGGGTCGTCAACAAGAATTACGCGCGCGTTCTCGAGGACATGATCGAGCGCGGGCATTATGTGGGAATCGCCACGCATGACGAGGATCTGGTCTGGGAGGCCATCCGTCTCATCGACGAGAAGCGTCTGGCGCGCGACCGCTACGAATTCCAGATGCTCCTGGGGGTGGACGAAGAGCTGCGCGGTCTCATCCGAAAAGCCGGCCACCGCATGCGCGTGTACGTTCCCTACGGTCCGCACTGGTATGCCTACTCGGTGCGGCGCCTGAAGGAGAACCCGAGCATCGCGGGTTACGTCGTCGCCAACCTGCTCGGACGGCGCGCCGGGGCCCCCTGA
- the acs gene encoding acetate--CoA ligase — protein MPRKTPDSRAESSIDVLLREERVFRPAAAFRRSAVVRDKSLYSKADRDPEAFWAACARDIVWLKPWKKVLAWNPPRARWFVGGKLNASVNCLDRHIGTAVGNKAAILWEGEPGEERTLTYAQLFRETCRFANVLKDLGVKKGDRVTLYMPLVPELAIAMLACARIGAVHSVVFGGFSAESLKERINDAKATVLVTADGGFRRGTEVPLKTFADQALLGTPSIRHVVVVRRGGFPVLMKEGRDQWWHDLMRGRSAVCPPEPMDSEDMLYILYTSGTTGKPKGIVHATGGYMVGVHTTTRMVFDLKPEDVYWCTADIGWVTGHSYVVYGPLSNGATVLMYEGAPDWPDRGRFWQICEKYGVTILYTAPTAIRAFMRWGVEWPEKFNLASLRLLGTVGEPINPEAWIWYHRSIGGGRCPIVDTWWQTETGMIMITPLPGITVTKPGSATHPFPGVSAEVLDDRGRVVRNGGGYLAITRPWPAMLQTIFGDPDRYVSQYWSKWNTKTYFPGDGAKRDRQGYFWLLGRVDDVLNVAGHRIGTMEVESALVDHPAVAEAAVVGKTHDLKGQALAAFVTLKEGIAAEAGLVAELKAHVVHKIGALARPDDIVFAAELPKTRSGKIMRRLLKDIAEGRALGDTTTLADPAVIQALKQRYQED, from the coding sequence GTGCCGCGCAAGACCCCGGATTCCAGGGCCGAGTCCAGCATCGACGTCCTGCTCCGCGAGGAGAGGGTGTTCCGTCCCGCCGCCGCATTCAGGCGGAGTGCTGTCGTCCGGGACAAGTCCCTCTACAGCAAGGCGGACCGCGATCCCGAGGCATTCTGGGCCGCCTGCGCCAGGGACATCGTCTGGCTCAAACCCTGGAAGAAGGTCCTGGCCTGGAATCCCCCGCGCGCCCGCTGGTTCGTCGGGGGGAAGCTGAACGCCAGCGTCAATTGCCTCGATCGCCACATCGGCACGGCTGTAGGGAACAAGGCCGCGATCCTCTGGGAAGGCGAGCCGGGCGAGGAGCGCACCCTGACGTATGCGCAACTCTTCCGCGAGACCTGCCGTTTCGCGAACGTCCTCAAGGACCTCGGCGTGAAGAAGGGGGACAGGGTCACGCTCTACATGCCGCTCGTGCCGGAGCTGGCGATCGCGATGCTGGCCTGCGCGCGGATCGGAGCGGTTCACAGCGTCGTGTTCGGCGGATTCTCGGCCGAGTCCCTCAAGGAACGCATCAACGACGCGAAGGCCACGGTCCTGGTGACGGCCGACGGCGGCTTCCGCCGCGGCACCGAGGTACCGCTCAAGACATTCGCGGATCAGGCGCTCCTCGGCACGCCCAGCATCCGACACGTGGTGGTCGTACGACGCGGCGGCTTCCCGGTGCTGATGAAGGAGGGGCGGGATCAGTGGTGGCACGACCTGATGCGCGGTCGCTCCGCCGTCTGTCCTCCGGAGCCGATGGACTCCGAGGACATGCTGTACATTCTCTATACCTCGGGGACCACAGGCAAGCCGAAGGGGATCGTGCACGCCACCGGCGGATACATGGTCGGCGTGCACACCACGACGCGCATGGTCTTCGACCTGAAGCCGGAGGACGTCTACTGGTGCACGGCGGATATCGGCTGGGTCACCGGGCACTCTTACGTGGTCTACGGCCCTCTGTCCAACGGCGCGACGGTCCTGATGTACGAGGGCGCCCCGGACTGGCCTGATCGCGGACGGTTCTGGCAAATCTGCGAGAAATACGGCGTCACCATCCTCTACACGGCGCCGACGGCGATCCGCGCCTTCATGCGCTGGGGCGTCGAGTGGCCGGAGAAGTTCAATCTTGCCTCGCTGCGGCTTCTCGGCACCGTGGGCGAGCCGATCAACCCGGAGGCCTGGATCTGGTACCACAGATCCATCGGCGGCGGGCGCTGCCCGATCGTCGACACCTGGTGGCAGACGGAGACCGGCATGATCATGATCACGCCGCTTCCCGGGATCACCGTGACCAAGCCCGGCTCCGCGACCCACCCCTTCCCCGGCGTCTCGGCCGAGGTCCTGGATGATCGCGGCCGGGTCGTGAGGAATGGAGGGGGTTATCTGGCGATCACCCGCCCCTGGCCGGCGATGCTGCAGACGATTTTCGGGGATCCGGACCGCTATGTGAGTCAATACTGGTCCAAGTGGAATACGAAGACCTACTTCCCGGGAGACGGCGCGAAGCGGGACCGTCAGGGCTACTTCTGGCTCCTCGGACGCGTGGATGATGTCCTGAACGTCGCGGGTCATCGCATCGGCACCATGGAGGTGGAGAGCGCCCTGGTCGACCATCCCGCGGTGGCGGAGGCGGCCGTCGTGGGCAAGACCCACGACCTCAAGGGCCAGGCGCTGGCCGCGTTCGTCACTCTGAAGGAAGGAATCGCCGCCGAGGCCGGTCTGGTGGCCGAGCTGAAGGCCCACGTCGTGCACAAGATCGGCGCCCTGGCGCGCCCCGACGACATCGTGTTTGCCGCCGAGCTTCCCAAGACACGTTCGGGGAAGATCATGCGCCGGCTTCTCAAGGACATCGCCGAGGGCCGCGCCCTCGGCGACACGACGACCCTCGCCGATCCCGCCGTCATCCAGGCGCTGAAGCAGAGATACCAGGAAGACTGA
- a CDS encoding ACT domain-containing protein, with amino-acid sequence MPRAKQLTVQLANKPGTLSQVAQSLGKARVNMRALAVFEGRAKIIADDPAKGREALQKEGLYASIEDCLTVDMADQPGSLGDICSRLSGAGINIDYAYTGITQTPGKAIVVMVVSDLDKAAKIVG; translated from the coding sequence ATGCCGCGAGCCAAGCAGTTGACCGTCCAACTCGCCAACAAGCCCGGGACCCTCTCCCAGGTCGCCCAGTCCCTCGGCAAGGCCCGGGTGAACATGCGCGCCCTGGCGGTTTTCGAGGGACGCGCCAAGATCATCGCCGACGATCCGGCGAAGGGCAGGGAGGCGCTGCAGAAAGAGGGGTTGTACGCTTCGATCGAAGACTGCCTGACCGTGGACATGGCGGACCAGCCCGGCTCGCTCGGAGACATCTGCTCCCGCCTCTCGGGAGCCGGAATCAACATCGACTACGCCTACACCGGCATCACCCAGACGCCCGGCAAGGCGATCGTCGTCATGGTCGTGAGCGATCTGGACAAGGCGGCGAAGATCGTCGGCTGA
- a CDS encoding succinate dehydrogenase/fumarate reductase iron-sulfur subunit produces MPERTFRVWRGTAAGGAFVEYGVDVDPGMVVLDVLHRIQARLANDLAVRWNCKAGKCGSCSMEINGKPKLACMTRMNQYSATEIITVQPMKTFPVVKDLVTDVSWNYEQNKRIPPFRPRPGATSGPYRMMQEDVDRVQEFRKCIECYLCQDVCHVLRDQSCKDAFVGPRFMIRLASLEMHPLDTDDRIPAIRREFGSGLCNITRCCTEVCPEHIQITDNGIIPLKERVADRYFDPLLGLVRKLLRR; encoded by the coding sequence GTGCCTGAGCGCACCTTTCGAGTCTGGCGCGGCACGGCGGCGGGCGGTGCGTTCGTCGAGTATGGCGTGGACGTCGATCCCGGCATGGTCGTCCTGGACGTCCTGCACCGGATCCAGGCGAGACTCGCCAACGACCTGGCAGTGCGGTGGAACTGCAAGGCGGGGAAGTGCGGGTCCTGCAGCATGGAGATCAACGGGAAGCCGAAGCTCGCCTGCATGACGCGCATGAACCAGTACTCCGCCACCGAGATCATCACCGTGCAGCCGATGAAGACCTTCCCGGTCGTCAAGGATCTGGTGACGGACGTCTCCTGGAATTACGAGCAGAACAAGCGGATCCCGCCGTTCCGGCCGCGGCCGGGAGCCACCTCGGGGCCGTACCGCATGATGCAGGAGGACGTGGACCGGGTGCAGGAGTTCCGCAAGTGCATCGAGTGCTACCTGTGCCAGGACGTCTGCCATGTCCTGCGCGACCAGTCGTGCAAGGACGCCTTCGTCGGGCCGCGCTTCATGATTCGACTGGCGTCTCTCGAGATGCACCCGCTCGACACGGACGACAGGATCCCCGCGATCCGACGGGAGTTCGGGTCGGGCCTCTGCAACATCACGCGCTGCTGCACCGAGGTCTGCCCCGAGCACATCCAGATCACCGACAATGGCATCATCCCGCTCAAGGAACGGGTGGCGGACCGCTATTTCGATCCGCTCCTTGGGCTGGTCCGAAAGCTCCTCAGGAGGTAG